The following proteins are encoded in a genomic region of Spirosoma sp. SC4-14:
- a CDS encoding glycosyltransferase family 2 protein — MNSLPRPTVSIALCTYNGEAYLPTQWQSLLDQQQLPDEVVVCDDCSKDSTLLLLNQFAAEAPFPVRILANQTQIGSNKNFERVLSECTGDLIFICDQDDYWFPNKISTMTDYMVNHPEHQIAFCDAWVTDEHLQGRQSRFWTWVRFDKAAQTRWRNGETMDIMLDGNRVMGCAMVIRRTFLSKALPIPDKIPGYIYDGWIGLVAAAYNVVQFVDQPLQLYRTHVQQQVGVRSEAPQEKIRLKDRFSRHRSLKLAPLREKQAQLAAISHLITERVPDNAPGLPQLRQRLLHFTMRSCLPHERLRRLKPVLESFSQGDYSRYADASANWLAPYLAALGDVFE, encoded by the coding sequence ATGAATAGCTTACCCCGACCTACCGTATCGATTGCGCTATGCACCTATAACGGCGAGGCTTATTTACCTACCCAATGGCAAAGTTTGCTCGATCAGCAGCAATTGCCCGATGAGGTAGTTGTGTGTGATGACTGTTCGAAAGATAGTACCCTATTATTACTAAATCAATTTGCAGCCGAAGCGCCATTTCCTGTCAGGATACTAGCCAATCAGACCCAGATCGGATCGAACAAAAACTTCGAGCGTGTCTTATCTGAATGCACAGGCGATCTGATTTTTATCTGCGATCAGGACGACTACTGGTTCCCCAATAAAATCAGCACCATGACCGATTACATGGTCAATCATCCCGAACATCAGATTGCTTTCTGCGATGCGTGGGTAACTGATGAGCACTTGCAGGGGCGACAAAGTCGGTTCTGGACCTGGGTTCGGTTTGATAAAGCAGCCCAAACCCGATGGCGTAATGGCGAAACGATGGACATCATGCTCGATGGCAATCGAGTAATGGGCTGCGCTATGGTTATTCGACGAACATTTTTGAGTAAGGCCTTACCCATTCCCGATAAAATTCCGGGCTACATTTACGATGGCTGGATTGGCTTAGTGGCAGCCGCTTATAACGTTGTTCAGTTTGTTGATCAACCCTTACAGTTGTACCGAACCCACGTACAGCAACAGGTTGGCGTTCGGAGCGAAGCCCCTCAGGAAAAAATTCGACTGAAAGATCGATTCAGTCGCCATCGATCGTTAAAACTGGCTCCACTGCGCGAAAAACAGGCTCAGCTTGCCGCAATTAGCCATTTAATAACCGAACGCGTTCCCGACAATGCCCCCGGGCTCCCGCAGCTACGCCAGCGCTTGTTGCATTTTACCATGCGGAGTTGCCTGCCTCATGAACGGCTCCGACGCCTGAAACCTGTACTGGAAAGTTTTAGTCAGGGCGATTATAGCCGATATGCCGATGCATCTGCCAACTGGCTAGCCCCTTATCTGGCGGCTCTGGGTGATGTATTCGAATGA
- a CDS encoding DUF5672 family protein codes for MNHIDPSTIGIVIPVYKPTMTPHEHIALKQCMQVLGRYSVWLVAPHSLDISAYRALYPALGLKTFDDRFFSDIQAYNKLMLSEVFYEAFTNLDYILIHQLDAFIFKDELLEWCQKGYDYIGAPWLRDRDFTGWRDEVWFKIKQRIATLLGLKKPDGVTPKEIISLNSVGNGGLSLRRVSAMLKCLHVFSDKISHYESQNIHQYNEDIFWGIEVNRFWPRLRIPDFRTAMRFAVEFYPQRAIEVYNDGELPFGCHAWDIHDTAYWRPIFAQYGYQI; via the coding sequence ATGAACCATATCGATCCATCGACGATAGGTATAGTCATTCCTGTCTATAAACCGACCATGACCCCTCATGAACATATTGCCCTTAAGCAGTGTATGCAGGTATTAGGTCGCTATAGTGTCTGGCTGGTGGCTCCGCATTCGCTCGATATTTCAGCTTACCGGGCGCTATACCCTGCGCTAGGCCTCAAAACGTTCGATGACCGTTTCTTTTCAGATATCCAGGCGTATAATAAGCTAATGCTATCTGAAGTATTTTATGAGGCTTTTACGAACCTGGATTATATTCTTATTCATCAGTTAGATGCGTTTATTTTTAAGGACGAACTTCTGGAATGGTGTCAGAAAGGGTACGATTACATTGGTGCCCCCTGGCTGCGTGACCGCGATTTTACAGGTTGGCGGGATGAAGTATGGTTTAAAATAAAACAACGAATTGCGACATTACTTGGCCTGAAAAAACCAGATGGTGTGACCCCGAAGGAAATAATCAGTTTAAATAGTGTTGGCAATGGCGGATTATCTTTACGTCGTGTTTCAGCTATGTTGAAATGTCTGCATGTCTTTAGCGATAAGATTTCTCACTATGAAAGCCAGAATATACACCAATATAATGAGGATATATTCTGGGGAATAGAAGTTAATCGGTTCTGGCCCAGACTACGTATCCCTGATTTTCGGACAGCGATGCGCTTTGCCGTCGAATTCTACCCTCAACGTGCTATTGAGGTATATAATGATGGAGAACTACCATTTGGGTGTCATGCATGGGACATTCATGACACGGCTTACTGGCGACCTATTTTTGCACAGTATGGTTACCAAATCTGA
- a CDS encoding glycosyltransferase family 9 protein: MSVVWKYLYLRWQKYRTANRPLIAIILSEQIGDIIACEPVVREVRRRHPNGYIIWMVRKPYVELVKHHPDLDGYLIEKCPSERVYLLKTGIFDKVYNMHISHRKCKYCPEDPVNPTADKIGLTFDNYYHRGDLLYMFSQAAGLPPITADPKMYIPETVRQRISSLQLQESPIVIHCQSSHIARDWPANDWNKLVKWLLATYPYPIIELGLEPVITQKHPNFRNLCGQLSLLETAEVIRRAHLFIGIDSGLAHMANASTTPGIILLGQLYDFVDYLPFSGRYKRGEDITILNNFGYPCSELPYNWVRNAIQRQLGEPKFA; the protein is encoded by the coding sequence ATGTCCGTTGTATGGAAATATCTATACTTACGCTGGCAGAAATACCGCACCGCCAACCGACCTCTCATTGCCATTATTTTATCGGAACAAATTGGCGATATAATTGCCTGCGAACCCGTTGTCCGCGAAGTCCGCCGACGCCATCCAAATGGTTATATTATCTGGATGGTCCGGAAACCCTATGTCGAGCTGGTAAAACATCACCCCGACCTTGACGGCTATTTAATCGAAAAATGCCCCAGCGAACGCGTTTACCTGCTAAAAACAGGTATTTTCGATAAAGTGTATAACATGCACATTTCGCACCGCAAGTGTAAATACTGCCCCGAAGACCCCGTTAATCCGACAGCCGATAAAATTGGCCTCACTTTTGATAACTATTATCACCGGGGCGATCTGCTGTACATGTTTTCGCAGGCAGCGGGGCTGCCTCCTATAACGGCCGATCCTAAGATGTATATTCCAGAAACGGTTCGGCAACGAATCTCGAGTCTACAGCTTCAGGAATCGCCAATTGTTATCCATTGCCAATCCAGCCACATTGCCCGCGATTGGCCAGCTAACGACTGGAACAAACTTGTGAAATGGCTATTAGCCACTTACCCGTATCCAATAATTGAACTTGGTTTAGAACCTGTTATCACTCAAAAACACCCTAACTTTCGCAACTTATGCGGGCAACTAAGCCTGTTGGAAACAGCCGAAGTGATTCGGAGAGCACATTTGTTTATTGGTATTGATAGTGGACTTGCCCATATGGCTAATGCCAGCACAACCCCCGGTATTATTCTACTTGGGCAATTATATGATTTTGTTGATTATCTGCCTTTTTCGGGGCGATATAAGCGCGGAGAAGACATTACGATTCTGAATAATTTTGGGTATCCCTGTTCAGAATTACCCTACAATTGGGTAAGAAATGCAATTCAGCGGCAACTTGGCGAACCTAAATTTGCATGA
- a CDS encoding glycosyl transferase, with product MTLAFTICSINYLAQARTLGDSLKQTNPDYQYVIGLVDKLNGANLPADLLPAYTMLEVDQIDIPDFKAMCDRYDITELNTAVKPYYIDFFFKHYPEATEVIYFDPDIIVFQPLDVLNTNLKQYSLVLTPHICSPTPDWERPNEQHHLNTGIFNLGFIGLRKDSTSQHFIDWWKQRLAYECRNDLCNGLFVDQQWVNFAPLYYDNVWIEKHMGYNVAYWNLHERHLSADQTGQWWVNETELLQFFHYSGYSPYRPNDVSKYQTRYTFDETEIPGIDRSDAKPLFDLYRNQLLLNHNEQYRSYPCIYIKPPVVLRYKRVRKLINTPFNQLIALLETQ from the coding sequence ATGACATTAGCTTTCACGATTTGCTCAATTAATTATCTGGCACAGGCCAGAACACTGGGCGACTCGCTTAAACAGACAAATCCCGACTATCAGTATGTGATCGGATTAGTCGATAAACTGAACGGGGCCAATCTTCCAGCCGATCTGCTACCAGCTTACACCATGCTCGAAGTCGACCAGATCGACATACCCGACTTCAAAGCCATGTGCGATCGTTATGATATTACGGAATTAAACACTGCCGTTAAACCCTATTATATCGATTTCTTTTTCAAGCATTATCCAGAAGCAACCGAAGTTATTTATTTCGACCCCGATATTATTGTTTTTCAGCCACTTGATGTCTTAAATACAAACCTTAAACAGTATAGTTTAGTACTAACCCCACACATCTGTTCGCCCACTCCCGACTGGGAACGCCCCAATGAACAACATCATCTAAACACCGGCATTTTCAATCTTGGCTTTATCGGTCTGCGGAAGGATAGCACCTCGCAGCACTTTATCGACTGGTGGAAACAACGCCTGGCCTACGAATGCCGAAACGATCTATGCAATGGTCTGTTTGTTGATCAGCAGTGGGTTAATTTTGCTCCCCTTTATTATGATAATGTTTGGATTGAGAAACACATGGGCTATAATGTAGCCTACTGGAATCTGCATGAGCGCCATCTGTCGGCCGACCAAACCGGCCAGTGGTGGGTAAACGAAACCGAACTTTTACAGTTTTTTCATTATAGTGGCTATAGCCCATACCGGCCCAATGATGTATCGAAGTATCAGACCCGCTATACTTTCGATGAAACCGAAATTCCGGGCATCGACCGGTCCGATGCGAAACCCTTATTTGACTTATACCGAAACCAGTTGCTGCTCAACCATAATGAGCAATACCGATCTTATCCGTGCATCTATATTAAACCGCCCGTAGTATTGCGCTATAAACGGGTACGTAAACTCATCAATACTCCGTTTAATCAGCTTATTGCATTATTAGAAACCCAATAA
- a CDS encoding acyltransferase has translation MPKIPSGHMPQLDSLRTFAVLLVILYHWFPAGEGINRLPNGTIGVMVFFVISGFLITRILLENRNRINAGQTTLGETYRNFFVRRVLRIFPLYYLAITFVWIAFPETSDIDQHPLYYYLYGYNILLNKTGNWADILSPFWTLGVEEQLYLVWPWIVLLTPKSVLKWVIAAMIASGILFRAYGYWQGNPDGVLTPASFDAFGMGALWAWTITDQSELIPTLWKRLSQVSLLALAGFFGLLTLPGDHIVVVLFQRFFISILSLFLIVRASVGIGGIAGSVLNTTGLQYIGRISYGIYVFHMMVPGFIVPFVMKVINRLGLHISLGYWSHRLVSLLLLLIVASVSWYLFEKPINELKRYFAYTKPVSKSVGQSSS, from the coding sequence ATGCCTAAGATTCCATCGGGCCATATGCCTCAGTTAGATTCCCTGCGAACGTTTGCCGTTCTGCTGGTAATTCTGTATCACTGGTTCCCGGCTGGCGAAGGCATCAACCGATTACCCAATGGAACCATTGGCGTTATGGTTTTTTTTGTGATCAGTGGCTTTCTGATTACCCGTATTCTGCTTGAGAACCGCAACCGAATCAATGCGGGGCAAACCACTCTGGGCGAAACCTATCGAAATTTCTTTGTTCGGCGTGTGCTGCGGATTTTCCCCCTCTATTACCTGGCTATCACGTTTGTCTGGATAGCCTTCCCCGAAACATCTGACATCGACCAACATCCGCTCTATTACTACCTCTACGGTTACAATATTCTCCTGAATAAGACGGGCAACTGGGCCGATATTCTGTCGCCGTTCTGGACACTGGGCGTAGAAGAACAGCTTTACCTTGTCTGGCCCTGGATCGTCTTATTAACCCCTAAATCCGTTCTGAAATGGGTTATTGCCGCCATGATCGCAAGCGGAATTCTGTTTCGGGCTTATGGCTACTGGCAGGGAAACCCCGATGGCGTACTAACACCAGCCAGCTTCGATGCCTTTGGAATGGGGGCACTATGGGCCTGGACCATTACTGACCAGTCTGAGTTGATTCCTACGCTCTGGAAAAGGCTTTCACAGGTATCTTTACTGGCTTTGGCTGGTTTTTTCGGGCTGCTTACCTTACCGGGCGATCATATTGTCGTTGTCTTGTTCCAGCGTTTTTTTATTTCCATTCTCTCCCTTTTCCTAATTGTCAGAGCCAGTGTTGGCATCGGTGGCATTGCCGGATCAGTACTCAATACCACCGGTTTACAATACATTGGACGAATCAGTTACGGCATTTATGTTTTTCACATGATGGTACCCGGTTTTATTGTTCCTTTTGTGATGAAGGTCATCAACCGGCTTGGCCTTCACATATCGTTAGGATACTGGTCGCATCGCCTGGTAAGTCTCTTATTGCTCCTGATTGTGGCTTCGGTATCGTGGTATCTGTTCGAAAAACCCATTAATGAACTCAAGCGTTATTTTGCCTATACAAAACCGGTCAGTAAGTCGGTTGGCCAATCAAGTAGTTAA